The following proteins are encoded in a genomic region of Thioclava nitratireducens:
- a CDS encoding mannose-1-phosphate guanylyltransferase/mannose-6-phosphate isomerase: MANLIHPVLLCGGAGTRLWPLSRKSYPKQFVNLMGEESLFQASAKRLAGDGFAAPSVITGADFRFVVIEQLAALEIAPADILIEPSARNTAAAICAGALVLEAREPGALMLIAPSDHVIPDPAHFRAAVEAAAPAAEAGQLVTFGIRPDRPETGYGWLELSEAPDAEFSATPQPLKSFVEKPDLAMAETLLEGGLHLWNAGIFLFSTSAILDAFAKHAPETLAQAKAAVDAAERDLAFTRLAPEPWAQLEDISIDYAVMERADNLTVVPFGGAWSDLGDWQAVWREQNPNEHGIVATGPATAIDCRDTLLHSTDTAQELVGIGLEDIIAVAMPDAVLVAHKDRAQDVKKAVAELKAKGAAQAETLPRDFRPWGWYESLVVGQRFQVKRIHVHPGAALSLQSHHHRAEHWIVVEGTAKVTIDDEVKLVTENQSVYIPLGAVHRMENPGKVPLTLIEVQTGSYLGEDDIIRYEDVYARGQGAKG, encoded by the coding sequence TTGGCTAATCTTATTCACCCTGTCCTTCTCTGCGGCGGCGCAGGCACGCGACTCTGGCCGCTCTCGCGAAAGAGCTACCCCAAGCAATTCGTCAACCTGATGGGCGAGGAGAGCCTGTTCCAGGCTTCGGCCAAACGGCTCGCGGGCGACGGCTTTGCCGCGCCATCCGTGATTACCGGCGCAGATTTCCGCTTCGTCGTGATAGAACAACTGGCCGCGCTCGAAATCGCCCCCGCCGATATTCTCATCGAGCCCTCCGCTCGCAACACCGCCGCGGCGATCTGCGCGGGTGCGCTGGTGCTCGAGGCCCGCGAGCCCGGCGCGCTGATGCTGATAGCGCCGTCGGATCACGTCATCCCCGATCCCGCGCACTTCCGTGCAGCGGTCGAGGCCGCCGCCCCGGCAGCCGAGGCCGGACAGCTGGTCACCTTCGGCATCCGTCCCGATCGACCCGAGACCGGCTACGGATGGCTGGAACTGAGCGAAGCCCCGGACGCGGAATTCTCCGCGACCCCGCAGCCACTGAAATCCTTCGTCGAGAAGCCTGACTTGGCCATGGCCGAGACGCTGCTCGAGGGTGGCCTGCATCTCTGGAACGCCGGCATCTTCCTCTTCTCCACCTCGGCGATCCTCGACGCCTTCGCAAAACACGCCCCCGAGACGCTCGCGCAAGCGAAGGCTGCTGTCGATGCCGCCGAGCGCGATCTCGCCTTTACCCGGCTTGCTCCCGAGCCTTGGGCGCAGCTCGAAGACATCTCGATCGACTACGCGGTGATGGAACGCGCCGACAACCTGACCGTCGTGCCCTTTGGTGGCGCGTGGTCGGATCTTGGCGACTGGCAGGCGGTCTGGCGCGAGCAGAACCCGAACGAACACGGCATCGTCGCGACCGGCCCTGCCACTGCAATCGACTGCCGCGACACGCTTCTGCATTCAACGGATACCGCTCAGGAACTGGTCGGAATCGGTCTCGAAGACATCATTGCGGTCGCCATGCCCGATGCCGTCCTCGTCGCCCACAAGGACCGTGCGCAGGACGTGAAGAAGGCTGTGGCCGAACTGAAGGCCAAGGGCGCCGCCCAGGCCGAGACCCTGCCCCGCGACTTCCGCCCCTGGGGCTGGTATGAGAGCCTCGTCGTCGGCCAGCGCTTTCAGGTGAAGCGGATTCACGTTCACCCTGGCGCCGCGCTGAGCTTGCAGAGCCATCACCATCGCGCCGAGCACTGGATTGTCGTCGAGGGCACCGCGAAGGTGACGATTGATGACGAGGTGAAGCTCGTGACCGAGAACCAGTCCGTCTATATCCCGCTCGGTGCCGTACATCGCATGGAAAACCCGGGGAAAGTCCCGTTGACACTGATCGAAGTGCAAACCGGCAGCTATCTCGGCGAGGACGACATCATCCGCTACGAGGATGTCTACGCGCGGGGACAGGGTGCGAAAGGCTAG
- the rfbC gene encoding dTDP-4-dehydrorhamnose 3,5-epimerase has protein sequence MQVEPTPLSGVLVITPKRFGDHRGFFSESYSAKRFAEAGIDIDFVQDNHSVSEAVGTVRGLHFQAPPHAQAKLVRCGRGRLWDVAVDIRKGSPSYGQWFGTELSFENGKQLLIPAGFAHGFVTLEPGTEIVYKCSDYYAPDCEGAIRWDDPDLAIDWPLSAGIEPVLSGKDAEAPLLASVDSPFKWEGAA, from the coding sequence ATGCAGGTCGAACCAACACCCCTCAGCGGCGTTCTTGTGATCACCCCGAAGCGATTCGGCGATCACCGTGGGTTTTTCTCCGAGAGCTATTCGGCGAAGCGATTTGCCGAGGCCGGGATCGATATCGACTTCGTGCAGGACAACCATTCGGTTTCCGAGGCGGTGGGCACGGTGCGCGGGCTGCATTTTCAGGCCCCGCCGCACGCTCAGGCGAAGCTGGTGCGCTGCGGGCGCGGGCGGCTCTGGGATGTTGCGGTCGATATCCGCAAGGGCAGCCCGAGTTACGGCCAGTGGTTCGGCACGGAACTGAGCTTTGAGAACGGCAAGCAGCTGCTGATCCCGGCAGGCTTCGCGCATGGGTTCGTGACGCTCGAGCCGGGGACCGAAATTGTCTATAAGTGCTCGGATTACTACGCGCCCGACTGCGAAGGCGCGATCCGCTGGGACGATCCCGATCTGGCCATCGACTGGCCGCTTTCCGCAGGAATAGAGCCTGTTTTGTCCGGCAAGGATGCCGAGGCACCTCTGCTCGCTTCCGTCGATAGCCCCTTCAAATGGGAGGGCGCAGCATGA
- a CDS encoding DapH/DapD/GlmU-related protein: MHKDKIANLFRQRGFWGAVTYLLPFLIGFIRGIFRGYAFVFIGRGVKIRSRSKVKIGAFTRIEDFTEIDGFGTRGVHIGKRCKIGKYSIIRVPPTPDTPGQGVLIGDHSTLAEFCFVGGAALVEIGKNCSIGQYVSFHPQNHLGPGKSSGTTQFGISVRSNVWIGAKATLLDGTYIDEHTTVGACALLNKRYSSGTVIGVPAKNVAI, encoded by the coding sequence ATGCATAAAGATAAAATCGCGAACCTTTTCCGCCAGCGAGGCTTTTGGGGAGCTGTAACTTACCTCCTTCCCTTTCTTATTGGATTCATTCGCGGCATCTTTCGGGGCTACGCTTTTGTTTTTATTGGACGAGGCGTAAAAATCAGATCCCGGAGTAAAGTCAAAATCGGCGCCTTCACGAGAATTGAGGATTTTACCGAGATCGATGGATTTGGCACGCGAGGCGTCCATATAGGAAAGCGCTGTAAAATTGGTAAGTATTCCATTATTCGTGTTCCGCCAACGCCCGACACACCCGGCCAAGGGGTTTTAATTGGTGATCATTCCACACTCGCAGAATTTTGCTTCGTAGGCGGCGCTGCGCTAGTAGAAATAGGGAAAAATTGCAGTATTGGGCAATATGTGTCGTTTCATCCTCAGAATCACTTAGGCCCTGGTAAATCAAGTGGGACAACCCAGTTTGGTATCTCTGTGAGATCAAATGTTTGGATAGGCGCCAAAGCAACACTGCTAGATGGCACTTACATTGATGAACATACGACCGTTGGAGCTTGTGCACTTTTAAATAAACGGTACTCTTCTGGTACAGTAATTGGAGTTCCGGCCAAAAATGTCGCTATCTAA
- a CDS encoding glycosyltransferase family 4 protein — protein sequence MIHISGHYLTRRTSGLSRYASQIAAALAQYGLVSIHLPAFLKANPAVRKISLVLFEAFYPAFALTLERQSKYISPAFSVPLYNSDRVVVVVHDLAFLDFPECYSRLERVYYRYNLFLLKQFSKIRIVAPSAFVKSDINERLGISADRISVISPYASIETLHSNIESETLEKTSETNDETRYILLVSNGHPRKNIEATILGFKSSALPGNNVKLLLVGTFEKQLPLLDDVSIEVRSDVSDEELVKLYKGAYGSALFSLNEGFGIPVLEAAMFGIPCVHSNVTGLHSFDLDGNLPKNVISPEDISAQLNTMLEQDSRNYYLSIGERIEGTFNQEVFDESWRELLRVRRLKQS from the coding sequence ATGATTCATATTTCTGGGCATTATTTAACTAGACGCACTTCCGGACTTTCGAGATATGCGTCGCAAATCGCTGCTGCGTTAGCTCAATATGGACTTGTTTCGATACATCTTCCGGCTTTTCTTAAGGCAAACCCAGCCGTCAGAAAGATATCTCTGGTGCTATTCGAGGCTTTCTATCCAGCGTTCGCCCTGACACTCGAACGGCAATCGAAATACATTTCCCCCGCATTCAGCGTTCCGTTGTATAACAGCGACCGTGTTGTTGTCGTCGTTCATGATCTTGCATTTTTAGATTTCCCAGAGTGCTATTCGCGGCTCGAAAGAGTCTACTATCGATACAATCTTTTTCTTTTGAAGCAATTTAGCAAAATTCGAATTGTTGCCCCTTCGGCCTTTGTGAAATCAGATATCAACGAACGACTAGGAATCTCTGCTGATCGAATTTCCGTTATCAGTCCGTATGCCTCAATTGAGACACTTCACAGCAACATTGAATCCGAGACGTTAGAGAAAACCTCTGAGACCAATGATGAAACTCGATATATCTTGCTTGTATCCAACGGGCATCCACGAAAGAATATTGAAGCGACAATACTCGGCTTCAAGAGCAGTGCTCTTCCCGGGAATAATGTTAAGCTTTTGTTGGTGGGGACATTCGAAAAGCAATTACCACTACTCGACGACGTTTCAATCGAAGTGCGGAGTGATGTCTCTGACGAGGAGCTAGTCAAACTTTACAAAGGAGCTTACGGCTCTGCCCTTTTTAGCTTGAATGAGGGCTTTGGAATCCCAGTTCTTGAAGCTGCTATGTTTGGTATCCCATGCGTTCATTCTAATGTTACTGGCCTTCATTCTTTCGATCTCGATGGAAACCTGCCGAAGAATGTGATCTCGCCTGAAGATATTTCAGCTCAGTTAAACACAATGCTAGAGCAAGACTCACGTAACTACTACTTGTCAATTGGCGAACGGATCGAAGGGACGTTCAACCAAGAAGTTTTTGATGAAAGCTGGAGGGAATTGTTGAGAGTTCGCCGATTGAAACAATCGTAA
- a CDS encoding acyltransferase, whose product MLHARITKTKRNSPMWLRLRKILKRIVISNRSILKLFFSAFFDRRFLSGRYFDEQLIGYFWAANAVWTRNILRLAAPLPFPTGFRTHVSNPRNIHFHPDDLNNLQSPGTYFQNFAGQIYLGKGCFIGPNVGIITANHDPSSLDEHLCAKDVRIGADSWIGMNAIILPGVTLGPRTIVAAGAIVTKAVPEGNCVLAGNPAKKIRNLGSEMTNLQRQAD is encoded by the coding sequence ATGCTTCACGCAAGAATAACAAAAACTAAACGGAACTCCCCGATGTGGCTACGTCTAAGAAAAATCTTAAAGCGAATTGTAATTAGCAATCGATCCATCTTAAAGCTTTTCTTTTCTGCCTTTTTTGATCGTCGATTCCTTTCGGGACGATATTTTGACGAGCAACTTATCGGGTATTTTTGGGCAGCGAATGCGGTTTGGACGAGAAACATTCTTAGGTTAGCCGCCCCCCTCCCTTTCCCTACTGGCTTCCGCACTCATGTCTCAAATCCGCGGAACATTCACTTCCATCCGGACGATCTTAACAACCTCCAATCCCCCGGAACCTATTTTCAGAATTTTGCCGGGCAAATATACCTCGGAAAAGGGTGCTTTATTGGGCCAAACGTGGGAATAATTACTGCAAATCATGACCCCAGTTCCCTAGACGAACACCTCTGCGCAAAAGACGTGAGAATTGGCGCAGACAGCTGGATTGGCATGAACGCAATTATCCTGCCTGGAGTGACCCTCGGACCTAGGACGATAGTAGCCGCAGGAGCCATCGTGACTAAAGCAGTCCCAGAGGGAAATTGCGTTTTGGCCGGAAACCCTGCCAAGAAGATTCGTAACCTTGGTAGCGAGATGACTAATCTCCAAAGGCAAGCGGATTAA
- the rfbD gene encoding dTDP-4-dehydrorhamnose reductase: MILVFGQTGQVAQELQRLAPDAAFLGRNRVDLRDPGAAAEAIREAKPEAVINAAAYTAVDKAEEEEALAQVVNGDAPAAMAKACRDLDIPLIHISTDYVFDGSGDAPFEPTDPTDPLGAYGRTKLAGEQAIRAAGGPFAILRTSWVFSSHGGNFVKTMLRLSESRERLTIVADQIGGPTPAKAIAEACLTIAKELQRAPKKSGVYHFSGSPDVSWAGFAREIFARAGRGVTVEDIPTADYPTPAKRPLNSRLDCSDLAVFGLNRPDWSSGLDEVLTELGAI; encoded by the coding sequence ATGATCCTCGTCTTCGGACAGACCGGCCAAGTCGCGCAGGAGTTGCAACGCCTCGCCCCCGATGCGGCGTTCTTAGGCCGGAATAGGGTCGATTTGCGTGATCCCGGTGCCGCCGCAGAGGCGATCCGGGAAGCCAAGCCCGAGGCGGTGATCAACGCCGCCGCCTATACCGCCGTGGACAAAGCTGAAGAAGAGGAGGCGCTCGCCCAGGTGGTCAATGGTGATGCGCCCGCGGCGATGGCCAAGGCCTGCCGCGACCTCGACATCCCGCTCATTCACATCTCCACCGATTACGTCTTCGACGGCTCGGGCGACGCGCCGTTCGAGCCGACCGATCCGACCGATCCGCTGGGCGCCTATGGCCGCACCAAGCTCGCCGGAGAACAGGCGATCCGGGCCGCAGGCGGCCCCTTCGCCATCCTGCGCACGAGCTGGGTCTTCTCATCCCATGGCGGGAATTTTGTGAAGACGATGCTGCGCCTGTCGGAAAGCCGCGAGCGCCTGACGATCGTCGCCGACCAGATCGGTGGACCGACACCGGCCAAGGCCATCGCCGAGGCTTGCCTGACCATCGCGAAGGAACTGCAGCGCGCGCCCAAGAAGAGCGGCGTTTACCATTTCTCAGGCTCTCCCGATGTAAGTTGGGCAGGCTTCGCGCGGGAGATCTTCGCGCGGGCCGGGCGCGGCGTGACGGTGGAGGATATCCCCACCGCCGATTATCCGACGCCCGCGAAACGGCCGCTCAATTCGCGGCTCGACTGCAGCGATCTGGCCGTGTTCGGCCTGAACAGACCCGATTGGAGTTCGGGATTGGACGAGGTTTTGACCGAATTGGGGGCGATATGA
- the rfbB gene encoding dTDP-glucose 4,6-dehydratase produces MKILVTGGAGFIGSAVVRLAVSRGHAVVNLDALTYAACLVNVAPVAGSPLYAFEQADIRDPESLTAIFARHKPDAVMHLAAESHVDRSIDGPGAFIETNVMGTYNMLQAARAYWEAEGRPESFRFHHISTDEVYGTLGPTGQFTEETPYAPNSPYSASKAGSDHLVRAWHETYGLPVVLTNCSNNYGPYHFPEKLIPVVILNALAGKPLPIYGDGSNVRDWLYVEDHADALLLVLEKGALGRSYNIGGENERSNLELVQTICTILDKLRPGNAPYADLISFVTDRPGHDARYAIDPTRIREELGWRPSVTVEEGLERTVRWYLENEDWWRPLLDRHGVGERLGKA; encoded by the coding sequence ATGAAGATCCTCGTCACCGGCGGCGCAGGTTTCATCGGCTCCGCGGTCGTCCGTCTCGCCGTCTCGCGCGGCCATGCGGTGGTTAACCTCGACGCGCTGACCTATGCCGCCTGCCTCGTGAACGTCGCGCCCGTCGCGGGCAGCCCGCTCTACGCGTTTGAGCAGGCCGATATCCGCGATCCAGAGTCGCTGACGGCGATCTTCGCCCGCCACAAGCCCGATGCGGTGATGCATCTCGCCGCCGAAAGCCACGTGGATCGCTCGATCGACGGCCCCGGCGCCTTCATCGAGACCAACGTGATGGGCACCTACAACATGCTGCAGGCCGCCCGCGCCTATTGGGAGGCCGAGGGTCGCCCCGAAAGCTTCCGCTTCCATCACATCTCGACCGACGAGGTCTATGGCACGCTCGGCCCCACCGGCCAGTTCACCGAAGAGACGCCCTACGCCCCGAACAGCCCCTATTCCGCCTCGAAAGCGGGCTCGGACCATCTCGTGCGCGCTTGGCACGAGACCTATGGCCTGCCGGTCGTGCTCACCAATTGCTCGAACAATTACGGCCCCTATCACTTCCCCGAAAAGCTGATCCCGGTCGTGATCCTGAACGCGCTCGCGGGCAAGCCGCTGCCGATCTATGGCGACGGCTCGAATGTGCGCGACTGGCTCTATGTGGAAGATCACGCCGATGCGCTGCTTCTGGTGCTTGAGAAAGGCGCCTTGGGCCGCAGCTACAATATTGGCGGCGAGAACGAGCGGTCGAACCTCGAACTGGTCCAGACGATCTGCACCATTCTCGACAAGCTGCGTCCGGGCAACGCGCCCTATGCCGATCTGATCAGCTTCGTCACAGACCGCCCCGGCCATGATGCCCGCTACGCGATCGACCCCACCCGCATCCGCGAGGAGCTGGGCTGGCGGCCGAGCGTCACCGTTGAAGAGGGGCTCGAGCGCACCGTGCGCTGGTATCTCGAGAACGAGGACTGGTGGCGCCCGCTGCTGGACCGGCACGGCGTCGGTGAAAGGCTGGGCAAGGCATGA
- a CDS encoding glycosyltransferase, with the protein MQKLCASKKHSITMIAFSCRPDSGSEWGVGWTFLLFYASLFRQVNLLVRDAEDQVIRIRSELSALKIHNCNIIPIKDFNPLGIRYSGRWQGLNYFIWIRKVFWILISSRDWRKSEFVSQPTWVSDWNWSPIYYLPYCRKIVGPLGSQPSNFLKTKKTLRAKVRAAVKIILRFNPLLWQNAASSDIIIGGIAASSKKAPWKFFTEKTVMIPPVHSEFVSKPSESVTRRGPPELIFIGKYLDFKNIEFFCHLVDACLEEIDNLVVTFVGDRLGGNISVDRILEKYPGRARELGKVPHQTVHEILQTANGILLQTAAEHGGTVAVEAMSLGTPIICPSGLGIDALLPSEHSLTFSRNSERPEYEILNLVRRAFENYSYYSNDAVEKSLYFSKKRTSAELKKAIEDAL; encoded by the coding sequence TTGCAAAAACTCTGCGCTTCGAAAAAGCATTCAATCACCATGATTGCTTTTTCTTGTCGCCCCGATTCCGGTTCGGAGTGGGGCGTTGGATGGACCTTTCTCTTATTTTACGCAAGCTTATTCCGCCAAGTCAACCTTCTAGTTCGAGATGCCGAAGATCAAGTAATTAGAATAAGATCGGAACTTTCTGCTTTAAAAATTCACAACTGCAACATTATTCCAATCAAAGATTTCAACCCGCTAGGAATTCGATATTCTGGACGCTGGCAGGGATTGAATTATTTTATATGGATTCGAAAAGTATTTTGGATTCTTATTTCAAGCCGAGATTGGAGGAAATCCGAGTTCGTAAGCCAACCTACTTGGGTTAGCGACTGGAACTGGTCCCCAATTTACTATTTGCCCTATTGTCGCAAAATCGTCGGCCCGCTTGGATCGCAGCCATCTAATTTTTTAAAGACAAAAAAAACTCTCCGAGCGAAGGTCCGCGCCGCTGTCAAAATAATTCTGCGATTTAACCCACTTTTGTGGCAAAACGCGGCTTCTTCCGACATCATCATTGGCGGAATCGCAGCCAGTTCTAAGAAGGCTCCATGGAAATTTTTTACGGAAAAGACTGTCATGATTCCGCCTGTACATTCCGAGTTCGTCAGTAAGCCTTCGGAGAGTGTTACCCGGCGCGGGCCGCCTGAGTTAATCTTTATCGGAAAATATCTTGACTTCAAGAATATAGAATTTTTCTGCCATCTAGTCGATGCCTGCCTTGAAGAAATTGATAACCTTGTTGTAACTTTCGTTGGGGATCGGTTAGGAGGAAATATAAGCGTTGATAGAATTTTGGAAAAATATCCAGGTCGCGCGCGAGAGCTTGGAAAGGTGCCTCACCAGACAGTTCACGAAATATTGCAAACCGCAAACGGAATACTTCTACAAACGGCCGCGGAACACGGTGGAACAGTCGCAGTTGAAGCCATGTCACTCGGCACACCGATAATTTGCCCCTCGGGCCTAGGCATTGACGCCTTGCTACCAAGCGAACATAGCCTGACTTTTTCGAGAAACTCAGAACGGCCGGAATATGAAATCCTTAACTTGGTACGACGAGCCTTCGAGAACTACTCGTATTACAGCAACGATGCCGTCGAAAAATCACTTTACTTTTCGAAAAAGAGAACTTCGGCAGAATTGAAAAAGGCTATCGAGGACGCGCTATGA
- a CDS encoding DUF1972 domain-containing protein produces MRIAILGTVGVPGRYGGFETLAENLVRYHKRTGHRSALTVWCSAKDNCEHPVHFESADLRYVDLRANGAQSIPYDVISLWQAVRSGHDRILLLGVSGALALPLFRLISQSRVITNIDGIEWKREKWKGLARLVLRASEWAAVHFSHEVIADNQAIADHVRETYGFNCHVIAYGGDHALDHIGKAEVPAGLPPHFALALCRIEPENNVDLILEAFDELDTPLVFVGNWDNNAYSRDLKARYSGRPNLHLVDPIYESGALHALRRRASVYLHGHSAGGTNPSLVEMMHFGVPIITHGCAFNRNSTEGQAYYFKTAAELADRLRRLNPEDAAQIGAKMREIAKRRYTWERIGEAYFQLLERN; encoded by the coding sequence ATGAGAATTGCTATTCTTGGAACCGTTGGCGTGCCGGGCCGCTATGGTGGCTTTGAAACCCTAGCCGAGAACCTTGTTCGATACCACAAAAGAACCGGTCACCGTTCTGCACTTACTGTCTGGTGTTCAGCCAAAGACAATTGCGAACACCCGGTACATTTCGAGAGCGCCGATCTGCGATACGTGGACTTGCGCGCGAACGGGGCCCAGAGCATTCCCTACGACGTAATAAGTCTCTGGCAAGCGGTGCGTAGCGGGCATGATCGTATCCTACTCCTTGGGGTTTCTGGCGCACTGGCGCTGCCCTTGTTCCGGCTTATAAGCCAGTCGCGCGTAATCACAAACATCGATGGAATTGAGTGGAAGCGCGAGAAATGGAAGGGACTAGCCCGACTGGTGTTGCGAGCTTCGGAATGGGCGGCGGTACACTTTTCACACGAGGTCATCGCCGATAATCAGGCGATCGCCGACCATGTCCGCGAAACCTATGGCTTTAATTGCCATGTTATAGCTTACGGTGGCGATCATGCGCTTGACCATATCGGAAAGGCTGAGGTCCCCGCCGGGTTACCTCCGCATTTTGCCCTAGCGCTGTGCCGGATTGAACCGGAAAACAATGTCGATCTCATTCTCGAGGCTTTCGACGAGCTCGACACACCACTGGTCTTCGTGGGCAACTGGGACAACAACGCGTATAGCCGCGATCTTAAGGCACGGTATAGTGGGCGTCCGAACCTGCACTTGGTCGACCCCATATATGAGTCCGGCGCGCTACATGCGCTGCGCAGGCGGGCTTCGGTCTACCTTCACGGCCATTCTGCAGGTGGAACAAACCCTTCCCTAGTCGAGATGATGCATTTTGGCGTTCCGATTATTACGCATGGTTGCGCTTTCAACCGCAACAGCACAGAAGGCCAAGCGTATTACTTTAAGACTGCGGCAGAGCTTGCAGATCGTCTACGTCGCCTCAATCCGGAAGACGCTGCCCAGATCGGCGCCAAAATGCGCGAGATCGCAAAACGCCGCTACACGTGGGAGCGCATCGGCGAGGCCTATTTCCAGCTTCTTGAGCGCAATTGA
- a CDS encoding glycosyltransferase family 4 protein — MIVFCHLLNDRSGSPTVLRSTIDALNASAQVQLFVGSQGRGVLEEAGVPTQRYWYRRSRYRMITLLTYVTSQFALYRALSQSANIPRDATVFVNTLLPFAAMLWGRRTGRRVVVHVHEVSVAPVPLRRFLTSFAARSADLLIYVSNDHRARLPINGPPAVILPNPVSPALAARACEHTPRQKGQFRVLMLASLRGYKGIREFIALAGALKDRGDITFDLVLNAEEREIAAFSGSHTNSANITIHPSTSDPAGFYAAADLVLNLSRPDQWIETFGLTVVEAMTFGVPVIVPPVGGPAEIITNGVEGYCIDSRDGVALCAAVLALADNPETHAAMARAARIRARDFSFEAYATSLREALKNLCERSVR; from the coding sequence ATGATCGTTTTTTGTCACCTCCTAAATGATCGTTCGGGCAGTCCTACTGTCCTTCGTTCGACAATTGATGCGCTGAACGCGAGCGCGCAGGTGCAGCTCTTCGTTGGCTCGCAAGGACGCGGCGTGCTCGAGGAAGCGGGTGTGCCGACGCAACGTTACTGGTATCGCCGTAGCCGCTACCGAATGATAACTTTGTTGACGTATGTCACGAGTCAATTCGCGCTTTACCGAGCGCTCTCGCAGTCAGCAAATATCCCGCGGGATGCAACGGTTTTCGTGAATACGCTGCTACCGTTCGCAGCAATGCTTTGGGGCCGCCGCACCGGGCGGCGTGTTGTAGTGCATGTTCACGAAGTCTCCGTTGCGCCGGTTCCGCTGCGCCGTTTCCTGACAAGTTTCGCGGCACGCTCAGCCGACCTACTCATTTATGTCTCCAACGACCATCGAGCGCGCCTGCCTATCAATGGCCCTCCCGCAGTTATCTTGCCCAACCCGGTTAGTCCGGCTTTGGCCGCTCGCGCCTGTGAACATACCCCACGACAAAAGGGGCAATTCCGGGTGCTAATGTTAGCCTCGCTAAGAGGCTACAAAGGAATCAGAGAATTCATTGCGCTTGCTGGAGCTCTTAAGGACCGTGGCGATATTACCTTTGACCTCGTTCTGAATGCCGAGGAGCGCGAGATTGCGGCCTTTTCAGGAAGCCATACAAATTCGGCCAACATCACCATCCACCCATCCACGAGCGACCCAGCTGGTTTCTACGCAGCTGCTGACCTTGTTCTAAACCTCTCGCGGCCCGACCAGTGGATCGAAACCTTCGGCCTCACAGTAGTAGAGGCGATGACCTTTGGCGTTCCTGTGATTGTTCCACCTGTCGGTGGCCCAGCGGAGATCATCACCAACGGTGTTGAGGGCTATTGCATCGACTCGCGCGACGGCGTTGCGCTGTGTGCGGCGGTGTTAGCGCTGGCCGACAACCCAGAAACCCATGCTGCCATGGCGCGGGCCGCGCGGATTCGGGCGCGAGATTTTTCCTTCGAGGCGTATGCGACCTCTCTGCGCGAGGCACTCAAAAATCTTTGCGAAAGGTCAGTCAGATGA